The Mytilus trossulus isolate FHL-02 chromosome 13, PNRI_Mtr1.1.1.hap1, whole genome shotgun sequence genome has a segment encoding these proteins:
- the LOC134695431 gene encoding uncharacterized protein LOC134695431: MMKALYGICFISFYLLVFDTDQCSGQFGNENFPPTFEDNKRILPIPIARRVRVPFNYGGLSRFVVLSPARTPMVASQMSLGMPMVESQMSSGMPMVASQMSPGMPMVASQMSPGMPMVASQMSPGMPLMMTLMTVQMILMIVMMIKEIKSS, encoded by the exons ATGATG aagGCCTTGTATGGaatctgttttatttctttttacctATTGGTATTCGACACTGATCAATGTAGTGGACAATttggaaatgaaaattttccTCCTACGTTCGAAGACAACAAACGTATTTTACCAATACCAATAGCTCGACGGGTTCGAGTTCCATTCAATTATGGCGGACTAAGTCGTTTTGTGGTATTATCTCCAGCTAGAACTCCCATGg ttGCATCTCAAATGTCACTTGGAATGCCAATGGTTGAATCTCAAATGTCATCAGGAATGCCAATGGTTGCATCTCAAATGTCACCAGGAATGCCAATGGTTGCATCTCAAATGTCACCAGGAATGCCAATGGTTGCATCTCAAATGTCACCAGGAATGCCATTAATGATGACCCTAATGACGGTGCAGATGATTCTGATGATTGTGATGATGATAAaggaaataaaatcatcataa